One Nitrosopumilus piranensis genomic region harbors:
- a CDS encoding PEFG-CTERM sorting domain-containing protein, protein MKSQLMVFAISAILFASIGTSPAFGQIQNTIVVTTDKTSYSEGEVIMVTGEVRDLYSGTPVSVIVKAPNGNLVSIAQVTVGADKKFSTEITAGGSLMRAEGSYTITVQYGSVNRSDTTSFEFGGSTVVTPPKDTGKVTEKTVTVEGSTDLIGYTITGAKLLGIMPDFEAKSLIVSIDATNDGSITMTIPRSVLDATMNGADEEFFVLVDGEEVDFDEIKTSTDRTLTISFPAGSEEIEIIGTFVVPEFGTIAAMILAVAIISIIAVSARSRLSIIPRY, encoded by the coding sequence ATGAAATCACAATTGATGGTGTTTGCCATATCTGCAATTCTTTTTGCAAGTATTGGTACGTCACCAGCATTTGGACAAATACAAAATACGATTGTTGTTACCACAGATAAAACATCATATTCAGAAGGCGAAGTCATCATGGTAACAGGTGAAGTTAGAGATCTATATTCAGGAACTCCTGTAAGTGTTATTGTCAAAGCACCTAATGGCAACTTGGTCTCAATTGCTCAAGTTACAGTTGGCGCAGACAAAAAATTCAGTACTGAAATTACTGCTGGAGGTTCATTGATGAGAGCAGAAGGCTCATACACAATTACCGTTCAATATGGTAGTGTGAATAGATCAGATACAACATCATTTGAATTTGGTGGTTCTACGGTAGTAACACCACCAAAGGATACAGGCAAAGTTACAGAAAAAACTGTAACAGTTGAGGGTTCAACAGATTTGATAGGGTATACGATTACAGGGGCAAAACTACTTGGAATCATGCCTGACTTTGAAGCAAAATCTTTGATCGTATCAATTGATGCCACTAATGACGGTTCAATCACAATGACAATCCCTAGATCAGTATTAGATGCTACTATGAATGGTGCAGATGAGGAATTTTTCGTTCTAGTTGACGGAGAAGAAGTAGACTTTGATGAAATAAAAACATCAACAGATAGAACATTAACCATATCATTCCCAGCAGGATCTGAGGAGATCGAGATAATCGGTACATTTGTAGTCCCAGAATTTGGTACAATCGCAGCAATGATTCTAGCAGTAGCAATTATCTCAATAATTGCAGTATCTGCAAGATCAAGACTTAGTATTATACCAAGATACTAA
- a CDS encoding PEFG-CTERM sorting domain-containing protein produces the protein MDSRIFYGLISVLVISTGFAFAQESLISVQTDDKNYDEGDTIVISGKVTTVIRETPVTLQLFTEGNLVDIAQITVAQDGTYSHTVIAEGPLWSKAGDYLVRVLYGEGNIAEYEFSFTPETESVVTTTNFEVDAGSHGTFDVEYTIKGGTVKNMIVDSDIFALIVQVDSTDEGVITLDLPREFIGAEKQDGKDDTFIILIDGVEVAYQESMVHSDSRVITINFEQGDSDIEIIGTYIVPEFGTIAMMILLVGIMATVILTRNKYQIKI, from the coding sequence GTGGATTCTAGGATATTTTATGGATTAATTTCAGTACTAGTAATTTCGACAGGATTTGCTTTTGCTCAAGAGTCATTAATTTCGGTTCAAACAGATGATAAAAATTATGACGAAGGAGATACAATTGTCATATCAGGAAAAGTCACAACAGTAATAAGAGAAACACCAGTAACACTCCAATTATTTACAGAGGGCAATCTAGTAGATATTGCACAAATTACGGTGGCTCAAGATGGAACTTATTCTCACACAGTTATTGCAGAGGGACCATTATGGAGTAAGGCAGGAGATTATCTAGTCAGAGTGTTATATGGAGAAGGAAATATTGCAGAATATGAGTTTAGTTTTACTCCAGAAACAGAGTCAGTTGTAACTACAACAAATTTTGAAGTTGATGCCGGAAGTCATGGAACGTTTGATGTAGAATATACAATCAAAGGTGGAACAGTCAAAAACATGATAGTTGATTCAGATATTTTTGCATTAATTGTTCAAGTAGATTCAACTGATGAAGGGGTAATAACATTAGATTTACCAAGAGAGTTTATTGGTGCTGAAAAACAAGATGGAAAAGATGACACCTTTATCATTTTAATTGATGGTGTAGAGGTAGCATATCAAGAATCAATGGTACACTCAGATTCAAGAGTAATTACAATAAATTTTGAACAGGGAGATTCAGATATTGAAATTATTGGTACCTATATTGTTCCAGAGTTTGGAACAATTGCAATGATGATCTTACTAGTTGGAATAATGGCAACAGTAATTCTTACTAGAAACAAATATCAGATTAAAATTTAG
- a CDS encoding PEFG-CTERM sorting domain-containing protein gives MSSAFAELPPACVGCSNSEARATSNEMLLKEIPVSVWTDKKDYKQGDMIMVNGQVANVASGFPVTITVVSPLNSVVAIDQINVANDGSFETTLNTAGAMWKYDGTYTVKANYGSADKKSSVKVKLTGGISHTPTYETPTTSKQCGANELTANGYCVPFSITGGAVTSATLNTDDNSIVININAKKDGTLTVTPSKTVQDGIFMVLVDGQEWDDVEIVANKVTVMFPAGTEQIEIIGTFVIPEFGTIAAMILAVAIISIIAVSARSRLSIIPRY, from the coding sequence ATGTCATCAGCATTCGCAGAACTCCCACCAGCATGTGTAGGATGTTCCAACAGCGAGGCAAGGGCAACATCAAATGAGATGTTGCTTAAAGAGATCCCAGTATCTGTTTGGACAGATAAGAAGGATTACAAACAAGGTGACATGATTATGGTAAATGGGCAAGTAGCAAATGTAGCATCTGGATTTCCAGTTACAATTACTGTTGTGAGTCCTCTAAATTCTGTTGTTGCAATTGATCAAATCAATGTAGCAAATGATGGAAGTTTTGAGACCACATTAAACACAGCAGGTGCAATGTGGAAATACGACGGTACCTACACCGTTAAGGCAAACTATGGCAGTGCTGATAAAAAGAGCAGTGTCAAAGTCAAATTAACTGGTGGAATTTCGCATACACCAACATATGAAACACCTACAACGTCCAAACAATGTGGTGCAAATGAATTAACTGCAAATGGTTATTGTGTACCATTTAGCATTACAGGTGGTGCAGTTACAAGTGCAACCCTCAATACAGATGACAACTCAATTGTTATCAACATCAATGCCAAAAAGGATGGAACCTTAACAGTAACTCCATCAAAGACAGTCCAAGACGGTATCTTCATGGTACTAGTTGATGGACAAGAATGGGATGATGTTGAGATTGTTGCAAACAAAGTAACAGTCATGTTCCCAGCAGGAACTGAACAAATTGAAATTATTGGTACCTTTGTAATACCAGAATTTGGTACAATCGCAGCAATGATTCTAGCAGTAGCAATTATCTCAATAATTGCAGTATCTGCAAGATCAAGACTTAGCATTATACCAAGATACTAA
- a CDS encoding DNA-directed RNA polymerase subunit B → MADPSTKRWPVIQDILKREGIARQHLNSFDEFLERGLQSIINEVGQIDIENAEYPYKIQLGKVKLQQPRMMELDGSITHITPAEARLRNVSYSAPVMMEASVVEDGKILESRFVHIGDVPVMAKSNACILHNFSTQKLVEHGEDPNDPGGYFIINGSERVIVGLEDLSYNKIIVDRETVGGNIVHKAKVYSSIVGYRAKLELVMKNDGLIVARIPGSPVDIPVVTLMRALGLESDREIAAAVSLVDELQDELEGSFEKAGDVPTAKDAIVYISKRIAPGMLEEFQIKRAETLLDWGLLPHLGKHPENRKEKAQFLGEAACKLLELRLGWIKPDDKDHYGNKVIKFAGQMLADLFRTAFRNLVRDMKYQLERSGQKRGINAVAAAIRPGIITDKLNNAIATGNWGRGRVGVTQLLDRTNYLSTISHLRRIQSPLSRTQPNFEARDLHATHFGRICPSETPEGSNCGLVKNLALSGIISVNVPSEEIIEKLYDLGTVHFFDAKEDLKKDGTRIFVDGRLIGYYKDGEQLAESLRDLRRNSKIHPHVGVSFHKSEIEGSTRRLYVNCNAGRVLRPLIIIKDNKPLLTSDLLDKISKKLISWTDLLRMGVLEMIDANEEENCYVTLDEKDTKKHTHLEVFPPAILGAGASIIPYPEHNQSPRNTYESAMAKQSLGFSTPMMNTSTYVRQHFMLYPQVPIVNTKAMKLLGLEDRPAGQNCVVAVLPFDGYNIEDAIVLSKASVDRGLGRTFFFRIYDAEAKQYPGGMRDAFEIPNAEDNIRGYKGERAYRLLEEDGVVAAEAPVKGGDILIGKTSPPRFMEEYREFESSGPYRRDTSIGVRPSETGVVDTVVMTQSNEGGKMYKIRARDMRIPEIGDKFASRHGQKGILGILAKAEDLPYTASGMSPDVLINPHAFPSRMTVGMMMESICGKSAALRGKRFDGSAFVGEKMDEVRQVMDAHGFEYSGKEIMYDGRTGKSFPVEVFIGVVYYQKLHHMVADKIHARARGQVQMLTKQPTEGRARGGGLRFGEMERDCLIAYGASMILKDRLLDESDKSDIFVCERCGLVAYHDVKQRKYVCRVCGDKAKVSSVSVAYAFKLLLQEMQSLNVAPRLLIKEKL, encoded by the coding sequence ATGGCAGATCCTTCTACAAAACGTTGGCCAGTAATTCAAGATATTTTGAAGAGAGAGGGCATTGCACGTCAACACCTAAACTCCTTTGATGAATTTTTAGAAAGAGGACTACAAAGTATTATCAACGAAGTTGGACAAATCGATATTGAAAATGCTGAATACCCTTACAAGATTCAGCTAGGCAAAGTTAAACTTCAACAACCACGAATGATGGAACTTGATGGCTCCATTACACACATCACTCCAGCTGAAGCTAGATTGAGAAACGTATCTTATTCTGCACCAGTGATGATGGAGGCAAGTGTTGTAGAAGATGGAAAAATTCTTGAATCAAGATTTGTCCATATTGGTGATGTTCCAGTTATGGCAAAATCAAATGCATGTATCTTGCATAATTTCTCTACACAAAAATTAGTTGAACATGGTGAGGACCCAAACGATCCTGGTGGCTACTTTATCATCAATGGTTCTGAACGAGTAATTGTTGGGCTAGAAGATCTTTCTTACAATAAAATAATTGTTGACCGAGAAACAGTTGGCGGAAACATTGTACACAAAGCCAAAGTATATTCTTCAATTGTTGGTTACCGTGCAAAATTAGAACTTGTCATGAAAAATGATGGATTAATTGTTGCCAGAATTCCTGGCTCTCCAGTTGATATTCCAGTAGTTACTTTGATGAGAGCACTTGGATTAGAATCAGACAGAGAGATTGCAGCTGCAGTTTCTTTGGTAGATGAACTTCAAGATGAATTAGAAGGCTCTTTTGAAAAAGCAGGTGATGTTCCAACTGCAAAAGACGCTATCGTTTACATCAGTAAGAGAATTGCTCCGGGAATGCTTGAAGAATTTCAGATTAAACGTGCTGAGACTTTGCTTGATTGGGGTCTGTTACCTCACTTGGGAAAGCATCCTGAAAACAGAAAAGAAAAGGCACAATTTTTGGGAGAAGCTGCTTGTAAATTATTAGAACTAAGACTTGGTTGGATAAAGCCTGACGACAAGGATCACTATGGAAACAAAGTCATCAAATTTGCAGGTCAGATGCTTGCAGACTTGTTTAGAACTGCATTTAGAAATCTTGTCCGCGACATGAAATACCAACTAGAACGCTCAGGCCAAAAACGTGGAATTAATGCTGTAGCTGCTGCTATTCGTCCGGGAATTATTACTGATAAACTAAACAATGCAATTGCCACTGGAAACTGGGGAAGAGGTAGAGTAGGTGTAACTCAACTACTTGATAGAACTAACTATCTTTCAACTATTAGTCACCTTAGAAGAATTCAATCTCCTCTTAGTAGAACCCAGCCAAATTTTGAGGCAAGAGACTTGCATGCAACCCACTTTGGAAGAATCTGTCCAAGTGAAACCCCTGAAGGATCAAATTGTGGTCTTGTAAAAAATCTCGCATTATCTGGAATCATTTCAGTAAACGTACCATCTGAAGAAATTATAGAGAAGCTCTATGACCTTGGAACTGTTCACTTTTTTGATGCCAAAGAAGATTTGAAAAAAGATGGGACTAGAATATTTGTTGATGGTAGATTAATTGGATATTATAAAGACGGTGAACAACTTGCAGAATCTCTAAGGGACTTGAGAAGAAATTCAAAGATTCACCCACATGTTGGTGTATCATTTCATAAATCTGAAATTGAAGGTTCTACAAGAAGATTATACGTTAACTGTAATGCAGGACGTGTACTAAGACCATTAATTATTATCAAAGATAACAAACCACTACTTACTTCTGATTTGTTAGATAAAATCTCAAAGAAACTCATCTCATGGACTGATCTTTTGAGAATGGGCGTACTTGAAATGATTGATGCAAATGAAGAAGAGAACTGCTATGTCACACTAGATGAAAAAGACACAAAGAAGCATACTCATCTTGAAGTTTTCCCACCAGCAATTCTTGGTGCAGGAGCTTCAATAATTCCATATCCTGAACACAACCAGTCTCCAAGAAATACATACGAGTCTGCAATGGCAAAACAGAGTCTGGGATTCTCAACACCGATGATGAATACAAGTACTTACGTTAGACAGCACTTTATGCTATATCCACAAGTTCCAATTGTCAATACAAAAGCAATGAAACTTTTGGGATTAGAAGACAGACCAGCAGGTCAGAACTGTGTAGTTGCAGTATTGCCATTTGATGGTTACAATATTGAAGATGCAATTGTTCTTAGCAAGGCATCAGTTGATAGAGGACTTGGAAGAACATTCTTCTTTAGAATTTATGATGCTGAAGCAAAACAATATCCTGGCGGAATGCGTGATGCATTTGAAATTCCAAACGCTGAGGATAATATCCGAGGTTACAAGGGAGAACGTGCATACAGACTATTAGAAGAAGACGGTGTTGTTGCAGCAGAAGCCCCAGTAAAAGGTGGCGACATCTTGATTGGAAAAACTAGTCCTCCAAGATTCATGGAAGAGTATAGAGAGTTTGAATCATCTGGCCCATATAGAAGGGATACCTCAATTGGCGTCAGACCGTCAGAAACTGGTGTTGTTGATACTGTAGTTATGACTCAATCAAATGAAGGCGGAAAGATGTACAAGATTAGAGCAAGAGATATGAGAATTCCAGAGATTGGTGACAAGTTTGCATCAAGACACGGACAAAAAGGAATTTTAGGAATTTTAGCTAAAGCAGAAGACTTGCCATATACTGCAAGTGGAATGTCTCCTGATGTTTTGATTAATCCACATGCATTCCCATCTAGAATGACAGTTGGTATGATGATGGAATCCATCTGTGGAAAATCTGCAGCACTACGTGGAAAGAGATTTGATGGTTCTGCATTTGTTGGAGAGAAGATGGATGAGGTAAGACAAGTAATGGATGCACATGGCTTTGAATATTCTGGTAAAGAGATAATGTATGACGGAAGAACTGGAAAATCATTCCCAGTTGAAGTCTTTATCGGTGTTGTATACTATCAGAAACTACACCACATGGTTGCAGATAAGATTCATGCAAGAGCACGTGGACAAGTTCAGATGTTAACTAAACAGCCAACAGAAGGAAGAGCAAGAGGTGGTGGCCTTAGATTCGGTGAAATGGAGAGAGATTGTTTGATTGCTTATGGTGCTTCTATGATTCTAAAAGACAGACTACTTGATGAGTCTGATAAATCTGATATCTTTGTTTGTGAGAGATGTGGTCTTGTTGCTTACCATGATGTTAAACAAAGAAAGTATGTATGCAGAGTATGTGGCGATAAAGCAAAGGTCTCCTCTGTTTCAGTTGCATATGCATTCAAACTACTCTTACAAGAGATGCAGAGTCTCAATGTCGCACCAAGATTACTAATCAAGGAGAAACTATAA
- a CDS encoding DNA-directed RNA polymerase subunit A' — protein sequence MSIQAVKAIDGIRFSVWSPTEIRKYSVAEITAPETYDEDGMPVQGGLMDGRLGTLEPGQKCLTCGNTAARCPGHFGHLELAEPVLHIAFIDNIYKLLQSTCRSCARLKVPQEDLDVFRNIKEKHAAYTVISQKRIPEQIIEKAKKAKECPHCGKTQYELIFTKPTIFVEKTEIGEHRLLPITIRERFSQILDEDLELLSYDPITARPEWFVLQAFPVPPVTVRPSIILETGIRSEDDLTHKMVDIIRVNQRLKESKDAGTPPLIVQDLVDLLQYHTTTYFDNEVSGIPQAHHRSGRPLKTLTQRLKGKEGRFRGSLSGKRVDFSSRTVISPDPNLDLSEVGVPETVAMKLTIPEIVTEWNIERMRKLVINGPEKFPGVNYIVRPDGVKIRLDFVEDRSTIAETLEIGYLVERHLADGDIVMFNRQPSLHQMSIMAHYVRVLPGKTFRLHPSVCPPYNADFDGDEMNLHVPQSEEARAEAILLMRVQDQLISPRYGGPIIGALRDFVTGAYLLTKDDTILSIQEFSNLAMLGGYIEPLPKPATKTKDGPAYTGKQLFSLFLPKDFNYVITSKWSKGTKGKAKDVVIKNGELISGVIDKSSIGAEEPESVLHRIAKDYGNAVGKSFLNSILIMVKQFITHYGFSYGYGDLIVPDKDKQQILDDIQETYDTVDDLTDQFKKGTLKLTRGMRPEEALEAYIVNELGKARDKAGSTANDCLPADNAGKIMATTGARGSSLNVGQMAGALGQQSRRGNRLHEGYNNRALTHYQEHDNNPDAHGFVKSNYREGLSALEFFFHAMGGREGLVDTAVRTQQSGYMQRRLINALEHIRLEYDGTVRDPHGHIVQFLYGEDGIDVQKSDHGEAFNPSRLIESQKIVDSGKKATKDEIETLAKKYTKTFNPRLTSLVTDALLESGLSKDGIEAVCKKGLLLYNKAKVEPGQAVGIITAQSIGEPGTQMTLRTFHFAGIKERNVTLGLPRLIELVDARKKPVTPTMDIYLDGDSKKSREKAIDVARNVLQTKVSALIADSETDYATEIKLILSENRLKERGCTIAEVEAALSSNKKFKLETTGELITLKLVEESDTATAIAIRNKVLNTTVKGVPDIERVTLVQKDDEWVIQTTGSNVAKVLEVKGIDKRNVRTNNVFEIAGTLGIEAARNALINELNSTLEDQGLEVDNRYIMLVADLMCSRGYMQQIGRHGIAGTKDSVLARAAFEITVPTIAHAALGGEIEQLKGITENVIVGSNIPIGSGTVDLYMQVSKKK from the coding sequence ATGTCGATTCAAGCAGTAAAAGCAATTGATGGAATCAGATTCTCTGTTTGGTCTCCAACTGAAATCAGAAAATATTCTGTTGCAGAAATCACTGCTCCTGAAACTTATGATGAAGATGGAATGCCTGTTCAGGGAGGTTTGATGGATGGCAGACTGGGAACACTAGAGCCTGGACAAAAATGTCTTACATGTGGAAATACTGCAGCAAGATGTCCTGGACACTTTGGACACTTGGAATTAGCAGAGCCTGTTTTGCATATTGCATTTATTGATAATATCTACAAGTTACTGCAATCAACATGTCGTTCTTGTGCAAGACTCAAAGTTCCTCAAGAAGACTTGGATGTCTTTAGAAACATCAAAGAAAAACATGCAGCATATACTGTAATCTCTCAAAAACGTATTCCAGAACAAATCATTGAAAAAGCAAAGAAAGCAAAGGAATGCCCTCACTGTGGTAAAACACAATACGAGTTAATTTTTACCAAACCAACTATATTTGTCGAAAAAACAGAAATCGGAGAACACAGATTACTTCCAATTACAATTAGAGAAAGATTCTCACAAATCCTTGATGAAGATTTAGAATTATTATCATATGATCCAATTACTGCAAGACCTGAATGGTTTGTATTGCAGGCATTTCCTGTCCCACCAGTAACTGTTAGACCATCAATTATTTTGGAGACTGGAATTAGATCAGAAGATGACCTGACACACAAGATGGTAGATATCATCAGGGTTAACCAGAGACTAAAAGAAAGCAAAGATGCAGGAACTCCTCCACTAATCGTTCAAGACTTGGTGGATTTGTTACAATATCATACAACAACATACTTTGATAATGAAGTATCTGGAATCCCACAAGCTCATCATCGTTCTGGACGTCCTCTCAAAACTTTGACTCAAAGACTCAAAGGAAAAGAGGGAAGATTCAGAGGTTCATTATCTGGAAAGAGAGTTGACTTTTCAAGCAGAACTGTAATCTCTCCTGATCCTAACTTGGACTTGAGCGAAGTCGGTGTCCCAGAGACAGTTGCAATGAAATTAACAATTCCTGAAATTGTAACAGAATGGAACATTGAGAGAATGAGAAAACTTGTAATTAATGGACCTGAGAAATTCCCAGGCGTAAACTATATCGTCCGACCAGACGGAGTAAAGATTAGACTTGATTTCGTAGAGGACCGCTCTACAATTGCTGAAACACTTGAGATTGGATACTTGGTAGAAAGACATCTTGCAGACGGTGACATTGTCATGTTCAACAGACAACCATCACTCCACCAGATGTCAATCATGGCACACTATGTCCGTGTACTTCCCGGAAAGACATTCAGACTTCACCCATCAGTTTGTCCACCATACAACGCAGACTTTGATGGTGATGAGATGAACCTTCACGTTCCTCAAAGTGAAGAAGCACGTGCAGAAGCAATTCTTTTGATGAGAGTTCAAGATCAATTGATCTCTCCCAGATATGGCGGTCCAATCATTGGTGCCCTAAGAGACTTTGTAACTGGTGCATACCTTCTAACTAAAGACGATACTATTTTGTCTATTCAAGAATTCTCAAACCTTGCAATGCTTGGCGGTTACATAGAACCATTACCAAAACCTGCAACTAAAACAAAAGACGGTCCGGCATATACTGGAAAGCAACTCTTCTCATTGTTCTTGCCAAAAGACTTCAACTATGTCATTACATCAAAGTGGTCCAAGGGAACAAAGGGAAAAGCAAAAGATGTTGTAATTAAAAATGGTGAACTAATCAGCGGTGTAATTGACAAATCTTCAATTGGCGCAGAAGAACCAGAAAGTGTACTACATAGAATTGCAAAAGACTATGGCAATGCCGTAGGAAAAAGCTTCCTCAACTCTATTCTCATTATGGTAAAACAATTCATCACTCACTATGGTTTCAGTTATGGTTACGGTGACCTTATCGTCCCTGACAAAGACAAACAACAGATTCTTGATGACATTCAAGAGACTTATGACACTGTAGATGACTTGACTGATCAATTCAAGAAAGGTACTTTGAAACTAACAAGAGGTATGAGACCTGAAGAAGCATTAGAGGCCTATATTGTAAATGAATTGGGTAAAGCCAGAGACAAGGCAGGCTCTACTGCAAATGATTGCCTTCCAGCAGACAATGCAGGAAAAATCATGGCTACTACTGGTGCAAGAGGCTCATCACTTAACGTGGGTCAGATGGCAGGAGCCCTTGGACAACAGTCGAGAAGAGGTAACAGACTTCATGAAGGCTACAACAACAGAGCCTTGACACACTATCAAGAACATGACAATAATCCTGATGCACATGGATTTGTAAAATCCAATTACAGAGAAGGACTATCTGCACTTGAATTCTTCTTCCACGCAATGGGTGGTCGTGAAGGACTTGTAGACACTGCAGTCAGAACACAACAAAGTGGTTACATGCAGCGTAGATTGATCAACGCATTAGAACACATTAGATTAGAATATGATGGAACAGTAAGAGATCCACACGGACACATTGTTCAATTCCTTTATGGTGAAGATGGAATTGATGTTCAAAAGAGTGATCATGGTGAGGCATTTAACCCAAGTAGATTAATTGAATCTCAGAAAATTGTTGACTCTGGCAAAAAGGCAACAAAAGACGAGATTGAAACTTTGGCCAAGAAATACACCAAGACCTTTAACCCAAGACTTACCTCACTTGTAACTGATGCATTACTAGAATCTGGATTAAGCAAAGATGGTATTGAGGCAGTATGTAAGAAGGGATTGCTACTTTACAACAAAGCTAAAGTTGAACCAGGACAAGCAGTCGGAATCATCACTGCACAATCAATTGGTGAACCTGGTACTCAGATGACATTAAGAACATTCCACTTTGCAGGAATTAAAGAAAGAAACGTTACACTGGGTCTTCCAAGATTAATTGAACTAGTTGATGCAAGAAAGAAACCAGTAACGCCAACTATGGATATTTATCTTGATGGGGACTCAAAGAAATCAAGAGAAAAAGCAATTGATGTTGCAAGAAATGTTTTGCAAACCAAAGTAAGTGCCTTGATTGCAGACAGTGAAACTGACTATGCAACTGAAATTAAACTAATTTTGAGTGAAAACAGGCTCAAAGAGAGAGGCTGTACTATTGCTGAAGTAGAGGCAGCACTATCATCAAACAAGAAATTCAAGTTGGAGACAACTGGTGAACTAATTACATTAAAACTAGTTGAGGAATCTGATACTGCAACAGCAATTGCAATCCGAAACAAAGTTCTTAACACTACTGTCAAAGGTGTACCAGACATTGAACGTGTAACACTAGTCCAAAAAGATGATGAGTGGGTTATCCAGACAACTGGTTCAAACGTTGCAAAGGTCTTAGAAGTAAAAGGAATTGACAAGAGAAACGTTAGAACAAACAACGTCTTTGAAATTGCAGGAACACTTGGAATTGAAGCTGCAAGAAATGCACTAATCAATGAACTTAACAGTACTCTAGAAGATCAGGGACTTGAAGTTGATAATAGATACATTATGTTAGTAGCTGACTTGATGTGCTCACGTGGTTACATGCAACAAATTGGAAGACATGGAATTGCAGGAACCAAAGACAGTGTCTTGGCAAGAGCCGCATTTGAGATTACCGTTCCAACAATTGCACATGCTGCACTTGGAGGAGAAATTGAACAACTCAAAGGTATCACTGAAAACGTAATTGTTGGAAGTAACATTCCAATTGGCAGTGGTACAGTTGACTTGTACATGCAAGTAAGCAAGAAGAAATAA
- a CDS encoding PEFG-CTERM sorting domain-containing protein, protein MNLKRSTTSVVFAVMALSLISMTAIQQDAFAQTQGMSITAKADRNSDTITVTGKTVSKLTDVTFRVISPSGNNVVVIDQVSPMSDGTFETKFKIGPTWKENGFYTISAKQSLQQNSIYTLDVEVEVVNGMAKKTSATESSYSSDIFVPSGPNIAKDAGLEIHADAVIGSSTIEISGQTDRVSQDVTLTVTAPNGNKVSIGQITPMLNGEFSTTFNTSGPLWKQDGFYTVTAKQFDDPKYTASTEVEIEDGVVVPEFGTIAAMILAVAIISIIAVSARSRLSIIPRY, encoded by the coding sequence ATGAATTTAAAACGTTCTACAACATCAGTGGTATTTGCCGTTATGGCACTGTCATTAATTTCAATGACTGCAATTCAGCAAGACGCATTTGCTCAGACACAAGGAATGTCCATTACTGCTAAAGCAGATAGAAATTCAGACACCATTACTGTCACAGGTAAAACAGTTTCAAAGTTGACAGATGTTACATTTAGAGTAATATCTCCAAGTGGAAATAACGTAGTTGTTATTGATCAAGTTTCACCAATGAGTGACGGAACATTTGAGACTAAATTCAAAATAGGTCCAACATGGAAGGAAAATGGATTTTACACAATATCAGCTAAACAAAGCTTGCAACAAAATTCAATTTATACATTGGACGTTGAAGTCGAAGTAGTAAACGGAATGGCCAAAAAGACATCAGCAACTGAGTCAAGTTATAGTTCAGATATATTCGTACCATCTGGACCAAATATTGCTAAAGATGCAGGATTAGAAATTCATGCAGATGCCGTTATAGGATCTTCAACTATTGAAATCTCAGGACAAACAGACAGAGTTAGTCAAGACGTAACTTTGACTGTTACTGCACCAAATGGAAATAAAGTATCCATTGGGCAAATCACACCAATGCTAAATGGCGAATTCAGTACCACATTTAACACAAGTGGTCCGCTATGGAAACAAGATGGTTTCTATACTGTAACTGCAAAACAATTTGACGATCCAAAATACACTGCTTCAACCGAAGTCGAAATTGAAGACGGAGTAGTAGTACCGGAATTCGGTACAATTGCAGCAATGATTCTAGCAGTAGCAATTATCTCAATAATTGCAGTATCTGCAAGATCAAGACTTAGCATTATACCAAGATACTAA
- a CDS encoding DNA-directed RNA polymerase subunit H: MATKKNQILVPDHIYVPKHEIISKQEAEEVLKKYNCKPTELPLIFVNDPAILGLGVKPGDMIKITRKSPTAGESFYYRYVVEV, translated from the coding sequence TTGGCAACTAAGAAAAACCAAATTCTTGTACCTGACCATATCTATGTTCCAAAGCATGAAATCATTTCAAAACAAGAAGCTGAAGAAGTTTTAAAAAAATACAATTGTAAGCCAACTGAATTACCATTAATCTTTGTAAACGATCCTGCAATTTTGGGACTTGGTGTAAAACCTGGTGATATGATAAAGATCACTAGAAAAAGCCCAACTGCTGGTGAGAGTTTCTATTATCGATATGTGGTGGAAGTATAG